A genomic window from Levilactobacillus yonginensis includes:
- a CDS encoding matrixin family metalloprotease translates to MTKNWYRGIFTAVIAVGLLLTQVGNIVALATTATPFGPERFASDHATYVINTKSAYYRRIWEGAIAAWNKTGAFHFKQSSAAHAQIQLSTASQSQSVSMGQDVGLTDFWSRNDYLKSVKSTLNGQLLQEYGYSRSDDLHVAEHELGHTMGLGHNPSRKSVMYYRNRDEGIQKVDIQAVKLRYKLPAGEAS, encoded by the coding sequence ATGACAAAAAACTGGTACCGGGGAATTTTTACCGCAGTTATCGCTGTTGGTCTGTTACTCACTCAGGTCGGGAATATTGTTGCTCTGGCAACGACTGCCACACCATTTGGTCCGGAACGCTTCGCGAGTGACCACGCCACGTACGTGATTAACACCAAGTCCGCTTATTACCGGCGAATCTGGGAAGGCGCCATCGCTGCTTGGAATAAGACCGGCGCGTTTCATTTCAAACAAAGTTCAGCGGCCCACGCCCAAATTCAATTGTCGACGGCTTCGCAGTCTCAATCTGTATCAATGGGTCAAGATGTTGGGTTGACTGATTTCTGGTCTAGAAATGACTACTTGAAGTCTGTAAAGTCGACCTTAAACGGCCAGCTATTGCAGGAATACGGCTATTCACGTTCAGACGATTTACACGTAGCTGAACACGAATTAGGCCACACGATGGGCTTAGGTCACAACCCATCCAGAAAGAGTGTCATGTACTACCGCAACCGCGATGAGGGAATCCAGAAAGTGGATATCCAAGCCGTTAAGCTCCGTTACAAGTTACCGGCTGGCGAAGCAAGTTAG
- the msrB gene encoding peptide-methionine (R)-S-oxide reductase MsrB yields MASQENQADLKKRLTAEQFAVTQHAATEAAFTGEYDQFYEPGIYVDVVSGQPLFSSTDKYDAGCGWPSFTKPIDAANVKENTDHSFGMVRQEVRSTDAASHLGHVFNDGPTEAGGLRYCINSAALKFIPASELESKGYHDFEQLFN; encoded by the coding sequence ATGGCATCTCAAGAGAATCAGGCAGATTTAAAGAAACGACTGACGGCTGAACAATTCGCCGTTACCCAGCACGCGGCCACAGAGGCGGCGTTCACTGGTGAGTACGATCAATTTTACGAACCTGGTATCTACGTCGACGTAGTGAGTGGTCAACCATTGTTTAGCTCCACCGATAAGTATGACGCTGGTTGCGGTTGGCCATCCTTTACCAAACCGATCGACGCGGCCAACGTCAAAGAAAACACGGATCACTCGTTCGGTATGGTGCGACAAGAAGTCCGAAGTACCGACGCCGCATCCCATCTCGGGCACGTCTTCAACGACGGTCCCACAGAGGCCGGTGGTCTCCGCTACTGTATCAACTCCGCAGCGCTGAAGTTTATTCCAGCCAGTGAGTTAGAATCTAAAGGTTATCATGATTTTGAGCAACTCTTTAACTAA
- the msrA gene encoding peptide-methionine (S)-S-oxide reductase MsrA yields MSQLETAIFAGGCFWCMVQPFDTQPGIESVISGYTGGHTVNPTYAEVASHTTGHTEAVKITFDPAIISYAQLVEIYWRQTDPTDASGQFQDRGDSYRPVIYVNSPEQRRVAAASKTRLAASERFDDPIVTTIEDAQPFYPAEEEHQDFYKRNPFRYQIEEMGGRQDFIQNKWR; encoded by the coding sequence ATGAGTCAACTTGAAACAGCTATTTTTGCTGGCGGATGTTTTTGGTGCATGGTCCAACCGTTTGATACACAACCAGGCATTGAATCCGTTATCTCCGGCTATACTGGTGGGCATACCGTTAATCCAACCTACGCTGAGGTTGCGAGCCACACCACCGGCCATACCGAAGCTGTTAAGATTACATTCGATCCGGCCATCATCAGTTACGCGCAACTGGTTGAAATTTATTGGCGACAAACTGATCCCACGGACGCCAGCGGTCAGTTCCAAGACCGTGGTGACAGCTACCGCCCAGTTATCTACGTTAATAGTCCTGAGCAGCGTCGGGTAGCAGCAGCTTCTAAGACGCGCTTGGCAGCCAGTGAACGCTTCGATGATCCGATTGTCACGACGATTGAGGATGCACAGCCGTTTTATCCCGCTGAGGAGGAACATCAGGACTTCTACAAACGTAATCCATTTCGTTATCAGATTGAAGAAATGGGTGGTCGCCAAGACTTTATCCAAAATAAATGGCGTTAA
- a CDS encoding NUDIX hydrolase, translated as MGYVRHLRQQVGQEPLIVVGSAAVVCRQQQLLLIKRTDNLLWGLPAGSKELNESVEDTARRELREEAGLIATDAKLMTVASGSGMQYTYPNGDPIDSVTVVYALTVTGEAQPDNVETSSAKFFDLQRLPENLTPLTKQILRELTLIK; from the coding sequence GTGGGATATGTACGTCATTTACGGCAACAAGTTGGTCAGGAACCCTTAATTGTGGTTGGTTCCGCAGCGGTCGTTTGTCGTCAGCAGCAACTCTTGTTGATCAAACGCACAGATAATTTGCTTTGGGGACTGCCAGCCGGGTCCAAGGAACTCAATGAAAGTGTTGAGGACACGGCACGGCGTGAATTACGGGAGGAAGCTGGCTTAATCGCAACTGATGCCAAACTCATGACGGTCGCCAGTGGTTCAGGCATGCAATACACGTATCCAAACGGCGATCCGATTGATTCAGTCACAGTTGTCTATGCGTTAACGGTGACTGGTGAAGCACAGCCGGATAACGTCGAGACTAGCTCAGCCAAATTTTTTGACCTGCAGCGGTTACCAGAAAATCTAACGCCACTGACGAAACAAATCCTACGAGAGCTCACACTAATCAAATAA
- the xerS gene encoding tyrosine recombinase XerS yields the protein MEKQHYLKLISEELATAPWYVQEYYQAKATVPLSPATLYQYLTEYRRFFNWLISEDLTPAGHPADIDIQVLATLKKETVELYKSALLNQTKLTGAPGSRTHPTINRSLNALSSLFKYLTEDTEDEHGEAYFDRNVMHKIALVRTSETYATRAANLKTKLMLGDTDHDYLAFIDEKYDDLLSPAKKRYFHRDKQRDLAINALLLGSGLRVSEAANADLRHLNLKTGTIGVVRKGGQRDTVPIAPWTLTYIQDYVDHRTAIYHATNGDRALFLSSYRGQASRMQANSMEKMVAKYSSAFKVRITPHKLRHTLASKLYLATKNEQLVATQLGQNSTSATGLYTHIIDEEQRHGLEKM from the coding sequence ATGGAGAAACAACATTACTTAAAATTAATTAGCGAAGAGTTGGCCACTGCACCTTGGTACGTCCAGGAATACTACCAAGCCAAAGCGACAGTGCCCCTGTCTCCAGCCACCCTCTATCAGTACCTAACCGAATACCGCCGCTTCTTCAACTGGCTGATCAGTGAAGATTTGACGCCGGCCGGCCACCCTGCTGACATTGATATTCAGGTGCTGGCCACCTTAAAGAAGGAAACCGTTGAGCTATACAAGTCTGCCCTGTTGAATCAAACTAAGCTCACAGGTGCCCCTGGTAGTCGAACCCATCCAACCATCAACCGCTCATTAAACGCCCTCTCATCGCTCTTCAAGTACCTAACGGAAGACACCGAAGACGAGCACGGTGAAGCTTACTTCGACCGTAACGTGATGCACAAGATTGCTCTGGTACGAACCAGTGAGACCTACGCGACACGGGCTGCCAACCTGAAAACCAAACTCATGCTGGGCGACACGGATCATGATTATCTGGCCTTTATCGATGAAAAATATGACGATCTATTGTCGCCGGCTAAGAAACGGTATTTTCACCGGGATAAACAGCGGGACCTGGCCATCAACGCCCTGCTGTTAGGTAGTGGCTTGCGTGTCTCTGAGGCCGCCAATGCTGACTTGCGCCATCTGAACCTGAAGACGGGCACGATTGGCGTGGTCCGTAAGGGTGGTCAACGGGATACGGTGCCGATTGCGCCATGGACGTTGACCTACATTCAAGACTACGTCGACCACCGAACGGCAATTTATCACGCTACCAACGGTGACCGGGCCCTATTTCTCAGTAGCTATCGCGGCCAAGCATCGCGCATGCAGGCCAATTCCATGGAAAAAATGGTGGCCAAGTATTCCTCTGCGTTTAAGGTCCGTATCACACCGCACAAGCTCCGTCACACGTTAGCCTCAAAACTCTACCTGGCCACCAAGAACGAACAGCTCGTGGCCACTCAGTTAGGACAGAACTCAACCAGTGCGACCGGACTGTACACCCATATCATTGATGAGGAACAGCGACATGGGCTGGAGAAAATGTAA
- a CDS encoding MmcQ/YjbR family DNA-binding protein, with protein sequence MEMSKEALIAFSSEGKKVSVDEPFNAPGRRNRIVFDALRHAASKKIFGLAYEKDGALYLDLKCNPGNIDELVDTMPYILPGQHFTKQHWITLDISQLPSKEALKKLVDASYQLTN encoded by the coding sequence ATGGAAATGTCAAAAGAGGCCCTCATTGCATTCAGTAGCGAGGGCAAGAAGGTTAGTGTTGATGAGCCGTTTAACGCCCCGGGGCGCCGCAATCGGATTGTGTTTGACGCGTTACGACACGCGGCCAGCAAGAAAATATTTGGGCTCGCCTATGAGAAAGATGGCGCTTTGTACCTTGATTTGAAATGCAACCCCGGAAACATTGATGAACTCGTTGATACGATGCCATATATCTTGCCAGGGCAGCACTTTACAAAGCAACACTGGATCACCCTGGATATTAGCCAGTTACCATCAAAAGAAGCTTTGAAGAAACTCGTTGATGCAAGCTACCAATTGACTAATTAA
- a CDS encoding alpha/beta hydrolase encodes MKKRWIEFLGISLLLLGLSACGVSGGHSTAAKLPNPSKYEPTLFFHGWGSSYRAENQMAHALVNAGLTKTIVRATVSKRGKVTLSGQFRTGDYHPIVEVDYQDSRNSSPEQWGRWAKATVVKLQQTYQTKKFNVVGHSMGNMAIMYYLRQNQANLPKLQKQVDIAGHFNGILGMNDEPNRMKLRSNGQPEKMQPEYQALLPLRQTYPRNQISVLNIYGDKDDGSHSDGSVSNASSQSLRYLVAGRAKSYQEQKITGQGAQHSKLHDNVRVDRLLIHFLRN; translated from the coding sequence ATGAAAAAAAGGTGGATTGAATTTTTGGGAATCAGTTTACTGTTGTTAGGACTGTCGGCCTGTGGGGTGAGTGGCGGTCATTCAACTGCAGCCAAACTACCGAATCCTAGTAAATATGAACCAACGCTATTTTTCCACGGTTGGGGGAGTAGTTACCGTGCTGAAAATCAGATGGCCCATGCACTCGTAAATGCCGGGTTGACGAAGACAATCGTGCGGGCCACCGTTTCGAAACGAGGAAAGGTCACCCTGTCTGGCCAGTTTCGTACGGGCGACTATCATCCCATTGTCGAGGTCGATTATCAGGATAGTCGGAACTCAAGTCCTGAGCAATGGGGTCGGTGGGCCAAGGCAACGGTTGTTAAGCTACAACAAACTTATCAGACTAAAAAGTTCAACGTCGTGGGTCATTCGATGGGTAATATGGCTATTATGTATTATTTACGGCAGAATCAGGCCAATCTACCTAAACTACAAAAGCAGGTCGACATTGCCGGTCACTTTAACGGCATTTTGGGAATGAATGATGAACCTAACCGGATGAAGTTGCGTTCCAATGGGCAGCCTGAGAAGATGCAGCCGGAGTACCAGGCTCTGTTACCACTCCGGCAGACTTATCCGAGGAACCAAATTTCGGTACTGAATATCTATGGCGATAAGGATGATGGCTCTCATTCTGATGGTTCCGTCAGTAACGCTTCATCCCAGTCATTGCGGTACTTGGTTGCTGGCCGGGCCAAGTCCTACCAGGAACAGAAAATCACGGGACAAGGTGCTCAACACAGTAAGCTACATGATAATGTGCGAGTAGACCGCCTGCTGATTCATTTTCTACGGAACTAG
- a CDS encoding cysteine hydrolase family protein — translation MADVLLVIDLQNGVCYGEQTAANMPQVLAGVNARIAAYRKAKKPIVFIQHSDEDLVQGTHDWELIPDLDYRDTDSLVSKHHANAFYHTNLRRVLTSFAAESLEICGAQVEYCVDTTTKVAHGIGYDLQMTRGLTTTVDNKFMTADQTIAFFEGIWNHRFVTMLEA, via the coding sequence ATGGCAGACGTTTTATTAGTCATTGATCTTCAAAATGGTGTTTGTTACGGTGAACAGACCGCAGCGAACATGCCCCAAGTCCTTGCCGGTGTCAACGCCCGAATTGCGGCGTACCGTAAGGCCAAAAAGCCCATTGTTTTTATCCAGCATTCGGATGAAGACTTGGTACAAGGAACCCACGATTGGGAATTGATTCCCGACCTTGATTACCGTGACACGGACTCCTTAGTTTCTAAGCATCACGCAAATGCCTTTTACCATACCAACTTACGGCGGGTATTGACGAGTTTTGCTGCCGAGTCACTAGAAATCTGTGGTGCTCAGGTTGAATACTGCGTGGATACCACGACTAAAGTTGCCCATGGTATTGGTTACGACTTACAAATGACACGGGGATTAACGACTACCGTGGATAATAAATTCATGACGGCTGACCAGACCATTGCCTTTTTTGAGGGTATTTGGAATCACCGGTTTGTCACGATGTTAGAGGCTTAA
- a CDS encoding AbrB/MazE/SpoVT family DNA-binding domain-containing protein encodes MNPIKDIKIIKISSKGQMATPLEFRRRLNLASGTQLVITLNDEGQMVLQKLPSSLDWQELTADIPVEQVNIDQDGYYDVKKTPSFDEWMHEE; translated from the coding sequence ATGAATCCAATAAAAGATATCAAGATTATTAAAATTTCGAGTAAGGGTCAAATGGCTACTCCGTTAGAATTTAGAAGAAGATTAAACCTTGCCAGCGGCACACAACTGGTTATAACGCTTAATGATGAGGGTCAAATGGTTCTTCAAAAACTTCCATCCAGTCTTGATTGGCAGGAATTAACTGCGGACATTCCGGTGGAACAAGTTAATATAGATCAGGATGGCTACTACGATGTTAAGAAAACCCCCAGTTTTGATGAATGGATGCATGAAGAGTGA
- a CDS encoding type II toxin-antitoxin system death-on-curing family toxin, whose protein sequence is MIFLTKEEFIGINRQILTRARSQSFGVQYPQGLDIVVEQPQQVIFGKELYPNIWLKVAFIIQKVTKKHIFLDGNKRTALISGLTFLRINGHNVYFSDDEGESLILSVTNSPDNEEIMLTLAEWLKNHQV, encoded by the coding sequence ATGATTTTTTTGACCAAGGAAGAATTTATAGGTATCAATAGGCAAATTCTCACTCGTGCGCGGAGTCAATCTTTCGGTGTGCAGTACCCACAAGGGTTAGATATTGTCGTTGAACAACCGCAGCAAGTAATATTTGGAAAAGAACTATATCCTAATATTTGGCTTAAAGTTGCGTTTATTATTCAAAAGGTTACTAAGAAGCATATTTTCTTGGATGGTAATAAGCGGACAGCACTTATTTCGGGGCTAACTTTTTTAAGAATTAATGGGCATAACGTGTATTTCAGTGATGATGAGGGTGAGAGCCTTATATTAAGTGTGACCAATAGCCCAGATAATGAAGAGATCATGTTAACCCTTGCTGAATGGTTAAAAAATCATCAAGTTTAA
- a CDS encoding AbrB family transcriptional regulator, whose translation MLNPENLNEPVKLFKNGNSYAFRLSKKDREFLKVDGETTFEKIVSPDGKEVTFRKIENARPNILETANDIFDEHSDLMKRLENL comes from the coding sequence GTGCTTAATCCAGAAAATTTAAATGAGCCTGTTAAGTTATTTAAAAATGGGAATTCCTATGCTTTTCGACTCTCCAAAAAAGATCGTGAATTTCTAAAAGTGGATGGGGAAACTACTTTTGAAAAGATTGTTTCTCCAGATGGCAAAGAAGTTACTTTTAGAAAAATTGAAAATGCCAGGCCTAACATTTTGGAAACTGCAAATGACATATTTGATGAGCATTCTGATTTAATGAAACGACTAGAAAACCTATGA
- a CDS encoding zinc ribbon domain-containing protein, translating to MTFNTDDLPKSLRSSHRSWSFFQLESFLTYKAQTIQSAVVKVNPAFTSQRCPKCGLVEKNNRHHDTHEYWCSRCQYRCNDDRLGAMNIAMLGQEWLNGVKRPKIKKLTAIG from the coding sequence GTGACATTCAACACGGATGACCTACCTAAGTCGTTGCGTAGTAGTCATCGTTCTTGGTCCTTTTTCCAGCTAGAATCGTTCTTAACATACAAGGCACAGACTATTCAGAGTGCCGTTGTGAAAGTCAATCCGGCCTTCACCTCACAGCGCTGTCCCAAGTGTGGACTGGTTGAGAAAAATAATCGCCATCATGATACTCACGAGTATTGGTGCTCCCGATGCCAGTATCGTTGTAACGATGACCGACTAGGGGCCATGAATATTGCAATGCTTGGTCAAGAATGGTTGAACGGTGTTAAACGACCAAAGATTAAGAAGCTAACAGCTATTGGGTAG
- a CDS encoding alcohol dehydrogenase catalytic domain-containing protein, with amino-acid sequence MHAVVVNRPGGPEVLEYTEVPTPTVRPGWTRVKVRGFGINHSEIFTREGKSPSVHFPRILGIEVVGTVDETSAPDQFQIGQTVVSLMGEMGRAFDGSYAEYVLLPNDQVYPIKTKLNWAQLAAVPETFYTAFGIYQSLRLQTGDRVLIRAATSGVGVAVLKLMKVSGLNLSVTGTSRSTRKDSALKQLGIDQVLHTPDANTLPAGAGEFDKIVDLMGPSAVRDSLQHTAEWGIVSATGELGGVWTLDGFDPIMDIPNNRYLTGFYSGHVDAARIQTLFDFIAERQVDVTPEHVFTLAETRAAHEYLATSEGLGKVVVLP; translated from the coding sequence ATGCATGCGGTAGTCGTTAATCGGCCAGGTGGGCCAGAGGTTTTAGAATACACGGAGGTGCCAACCCCCACGGTTCGACCGGGCTGGACACGGGTTAAGGTTCGGGGATTTGGCATCAATCATTCAGAAATTTTTACGCGAGAGGGCAAGTCGCCTTCCGTGCATTTTCCCCGCATATTAGGGATTGAAGTTGTTGGTACGGTGGATGAAACCAGTGCACCGGATCAATTTCAAATTGGTCAAACCGTTGTTTCCTTAATGGGCGAAATGGGTCGGGCCTTTGATGGCAGCTATGCCGAATACGTTCTGCTGCCTAACGACCAGGTATACCCGATTAAGACTAAGCTAAACTGGGCCCAACTGGCGGCGGTGCCCGAGACCTTCTATACGGCGTTTGGTATCTATCAAAGCTTGCGCTTGCAGACGGGTGACCGCGTGTTGATTCGGGCCGCCACTAGTGGCGTGGGCGTCGCGGTGCTGAAATTAATGAAAGTATCCGGCTTGAATCTGTCAGTCACGGGAACCTCGCGCTCGACGCGTAAGGATAGCGCTCTGAAGCAGCTCGGGATTGATCAGGTCCTACATACGCCTGACGCTAACACTTTGCCAGCGGGTGCGGGTGAATTCGACAAGATTGTGGACTTGATGGGTCCCTCAGCCGTGCGGGATTCCCTGCAGCACACGGCCGAATGGGGCATCGTCAGCGCGACCGGGGAGCTCGGTGGCGTCTGGACGCTGGATGGCTTCGATCCCATCATGGACATCCCCAACAATCGTTATTTGACGGGATTCTATTCGGGGCACGTGGATGCCGCACGTATCCAAACCTTATTCGACTTCATCGCAGAACGCCAGGTTGATGTGACCCCAGAGCACGTCTTTACATTAGCTGAAACGCGAGCCGCTCATGAGTACTTGGCGACTAGTGAGGGGCTTGGTAAGGTTGTCGTGTTGCCGTAG
- a CDS encoding MmcQ/YjbR family DNA-binding protein, whose protein sequence is MEMTKEGLIAFSSAGKKVSVDEPFNAPGRRNRIVFDALRHAASKKIFGLAYEKKGSLYLDLKCDPARIDELVNTMPYILPGQHFTKQNWITLDINQVPSKEVLRKLVDASFQLTD, encoded by the coding sequence ATGGAAATGACAAAAGAAGGCCTCATTGCATTCAGCAGCGCGGGCAAAAAAGTTAGTGTTGATGAGCCGTTTAACGCCCCGGGCCGCCGCAATCGGATTGTCTTTGACGCGCTGCGACACGCGGCTAGCAAGAAAATATTCGGGTTGGCCTACGAGAAAAAGGGCAGCTTGTACCTTGATTTGAAGTGTGATCCTGCCAGGATTGATGAGCTGGTTAACACGATGCCTTATATCCTGCCGGGACAGCATTTCACGAAGCAAAACTGGATTACCCTGGATATCAATCAGGTGCCATCCAAAGAGGTCTTACGGAAACTTGTTGATGCAAGTTTCCAATTGACCGATTAA
- a CDS encoding alpha/beta hydrolase, translating into MLRRRLLLVLGIGVLLVGVSACGVSKHQAASDLPNASKYEPTLFFHGWGSSYHAEEQMAHALVNAGLTKTIMRATVSKQGKVTLTGRFHEADYHPVVEVDFQDSRNSSPQQWGRWARATVVKLQHQYHIKKYDVVGHSMGNMAIMYGLLGNSAKMPKLQKQVDIAGHFNGILGMNDEPNRMKLQPNGKPTSMQPEYRALLPLRQTYPRQTAVLNIYGDKDDGSHSDGSVSNASSQSLRYLVAGRAKSYQERKIVGPNAQHSKLHDNVQVNRVLIKFLLGGK; encoded by the coding sequence ATGTTGAGAAGAAGATTACTGTTAGTCTTGGGGATCGGCGTTCTGCTCGTTGGGGTGTCAGCCTGCGGAGTTAGTAAGCACCAAGCCGCGTCGGACTTACCTAATGCTAGTAAATACGAACCCACGCTGTTCTTTCACGGTTGGGGCAGTAGTTACCACGCTGAGGAACAGATGGCGCACGCGCTCGTCAACGCCGGTCTAACGAAGACCATTATGCGGGCAACCGTTTCGAAACAGGGCAAGGTCACGTTGACTGGTCGTTTCCACGAAGCTGATTATCACCCCGTTGTAGAAGTCGACTTTCAAGACAGCCGGAATAGCAGTCCGCAGCAGTGGGGACGCTGGGCCCGGGCAACGGTTGTGAAGCTTCAACACCAGTATCACATCAAAAAGTATGACGTGGTTGGTCATTCAATGGGGAATATGGCCATTATGTATGGCTTGTTGGGCAATTCAGCCAAAATGCCCAAGCTACAGAAGCAAGTCGACATTGCCGGTCATTTTAACGGAATTCTGGGTATGAATGATGAGCCCAACCGGATGAAGCTCCAACCCAACGGCAAGCCAACTAGCATGCAGCCCGAGTATCGTGCCCTGTTACCGCTCCGGCAGACTTACCCGCGGCAAACGGCGGTGCTTAATATTTATGGCGACAAGGATGACGGCTCGCACTCGGATGGCTCCGTCAGTAATGCATCGTCTCAATCCTTACGGTACCTGGTTGCCGGCCGTGCCAAGTCTTACCAGGAACGTAAAATTGTCGGTCCCAATGCCCAGCATAGTAAACTACATGACAATGTGCAGGTGAATCGGGTATTGATTAAATTTTTACTGGGAGGTAAATAG
- a CDS encoding cysteine hydrolase family protein has translation MADVLLAIDLQNGVCYGDKPAANMPQVLAGINARIAAYRKAKKPIVFVQHTDEDLVQGTHDWELISGLDHRDSDPLVTKNHANAFYHTNLRRVLTSFAAESLEICGAQTEYCVDMTTKVAHGIGYDLQMTPGLTTTVDNQFMTAEQTIAFYEGIWNHRFVTMLKA, from the coding sequence ATGGCAGATGTTTTATTAGCGATTGATCTTCAAAATGGTGTTTGTTACGGTGACAAGCCGGCTGCGAATATGCCCCAAGTACTTGCGGGGATTAACGCGCGGATTGCAGCGTACCGTAAAGCCAAGAAGCCCATTGTTTTTGTCCAACACACGGATGAAGATTTAGTTCAAGGAACCCACGACTGGGAGTTAATTTCAGGATTGGACCATCGCGATTCGGACCCCTTAGTTACCAAGAACCATGCGAATGCTTTTTATCACACTAATTTACGACGCGTATTAACGAGCTTTGCCGCTGAGTCATTGGAGATTTGTGGCGCGCAAACTGAGTACTGTGTCGATATGACGACCAAGGTGGCCCACGGAATTGGCTACGATCTCCAAATGACCCCGGGATTAACGACTACTGTAGATAATCAATTTATGACGGCTGAACAAACCATTGCCTTCTACGAGGGTATTTGGAATCACCGGTTTGTGACAATGCTTAAAGCTTAA
- a CDS encoding NAD(P)H-dependent oxidoreductase, protein MTNTLIVYAHPQETSLNHAILLAVADRLTQEGVSFDVLDLYADQFNGQYTASEYNLYRQGKTLDPLVKSYEAQLRHCERLIFICPVWWNDVPAIVKGFVDMVFKRNLFYFAGKRGIRGNMSQLKRVQVLTTSTSPTWYLKLFCGNAIRKVFLNGTFKQLGVKSRSWQNFGGSTVKTASQCRHYLLKVQNVI, encoded by the coding sequence ATGACGAATACTTTAATTGTGTACGCTCATCCACAAGAGACTAGTTTAAATCATGCGATATTGTTGGCTGTAGCAGACCGATTGACTCAGGAGGGTGTGTCCTTTGATGTCTTGGATCTATACGCAGATCAGTTTAATGGACAATATACGGCCAGTGAATATAATTTATACCGTCAGGGGAAAACATTGGATCCACTGGTTAAAAGCTACGAAGCGCAACTGCGACATTGCGAACGACTCATTTTTATTTGCCCGGTCTGGTGGAATGATGTCCCGGCGATTGTGAAGGGGTTCGTTGATATGGTATTTAAGCGCAATCTATTTTACTTTGCGGGTAAACGGGGGATTCGGGGAAACATGTCGCAATTAAAGCGTGTGCAGGTTTTAACCACATCGACCTCACCAACTTGGTATTTAAAACTATTTTGTGGCAATGCCATCCGCAAGGTGTTCTTAAATGGGACATTTAAACAATTAGGAGTTAAGTCACGTTCTTGGCAGAATTTTGGTGGGAGTACCGTTAAAACGGCTAGTCAATGTCGCCATTACTTGTTGAAAGTTCAAAACGTGATTTGA